The Lycium ferocissimum isolate CSIRO_LF1 chromosome 1, AGI_CSIRO_Lferr_CH_V1, whole genome shotgun sequence genome includes a region encoding these proteins:
- the LOC132063802 gene encoding uncharacterized protein LOC132063802, which yields MAFKTNEGADSSVVLTPFFDGNDFEYWKIRMRTYLKTEGLWTIVANGYEEPEDDGELSVADMKNLEAKRRQDAKALSKIQMGVSRAFFAKIATCETAKQAWESLEAEVYGDEKVYTINLQTLRREFQNLKMIESEKIDEYCTRVMNIVNEMRNHGDEISDQQVVEKILISVTEKYEYIVAIIEETKDLSKLSIKELVGSFRAHEKRRFFRENQPKETAFQSRTNENSQNFSKNQQKKKYNPKKKQDRDGSTKKVEEKGEKSTSLFCKICKKTHHNAEKC from the coding sequence atggcaTTTAAAACAAATGAAGGTGCTGATTCTTCAGTTGTTCTTACTCCATTTTTTGATGGAAATGACTTTGAATACTGGAAGATAAGAATGAGAACTTATCTAAAAACTGAAGGTTTGTGGACTATTGTTGCAAATGGCTATGAAGAGCCAGAAGACGATGGTGAACTTTCAGTAGCAGATATGAAAAATCTTGAGGCTAAGCGTCGTCAAGATGCAAAAGCTTTGAGCAAAATTCAAATGGGAGTCTCAAGAgcattttttgcaaaaattgcTACTTGTGAGACTGCAAAGCAAGCTTGGGAGTCTCTGGAAGCTGAGGTGTATGGTGACGAAAAGGTATACACTATCAATCTTCAAACTCTTAGAAGAGagtttcaaaatttgaagatgATAGAATCTGAAAAAATAGATGAATATTGCACAAgagtcatgaatattgttaATGAAATGAGAAATCATGGTGATGAAATTTCTGACCAACAAGTTGTTGAAAAGATTCTAATTAGTGTCACAGAAAAGTATGAGTATATTGTTGCTATCATTGAGGAGACGAAAGATCTTTCTAAGCTTTCCATCAAAGAGCTAGTTGGATCGTTTCGTGCACATGAGAAGCGAAGATTTTTTCGTGAGAATCAACCCAAAGAGACGGCTTTCCAGTCCAGAACCAAtgaaaattctcaaaatttctcaaagaatcaacaaaaaaagaagtacAATCCAAAAAAGAAGCAGGATCGTGATGGCTCTACTAAGAAGGTCgaagaaaaaggtgagaaaAGTACTAgtcttttttgtaaaatttgcaaaaagaCTCATCATAATGCAGAAAAATGTTGA